In Mastomys coucha isolate ucsf_1 unplaced genomic scaffold, UCSF_Mcou_1 pScaffold20, whole genome shotgun sequence, one DNA window encodes the following:
- the Gprc5a gene encoding retinoic acid-induced protein 3: MATTKTPRTGPSGCRSDLDSRYHRLCDLAEGWGIALETLAAVGAVATVACMFALIFLICKVQDSNKRKMLPTQFLFLLGVLGVFGLTFAFIIKLDGATGPTRFFLFGVLFAICFSCLLAHAFNLNKLVRGRRPLSWLVILSLAVGFSLVQDVIAIEYLVLAMNRTNTNVFSELPAPRRNEDFVMLLIYVLLLMVLAFLASFFVFCGSFSGWKRHGFHICFTSFLSIAIWVAWIILLLIPDIDPKWDDTILSTALVANGWVFLAFYILPEFRQLPRQRSPMDYPVEDAFCKPQLMKQSYGVENRAYSQEEITQGPEMGDTLYAPYSTHFQLQNRQKDFSIPRAQAPASPYNDYEGRRGDS; encoded by the exons ATGGCTACAACCAAAACTCCTAGAACTGGTCCCAGCGGTTGCCGCTCAGACCTGGATTCCAGGTACCACAGACTTTGTGACCTGGCGGAAGGCTGGGGCATCGCCCTGGAAACACTGGCCGCAGTCGGAGCTGTGGCTACAGTGGCTTGCATGTTTGCACTcattttcctcatctgcaaagtgCAGGACTCCAACAAAAGAAAGATGCTCCCCACccagttcctcttcctcctgggagtCCTAGGGGTCTTTGGCCTCACCTTCGCCTTCATCATCAAGCTGGATGGGGCCACAGGACCCACGCGCTTCTTCCTCTTTGGCGTCCTCTTTGCCATCTGCTTCTCTTGCCTCCTGGCCCACGCTTTCAACTTGAACAAGCTGGTCCGAGGGAGGAGGCCCCTGTCGTGGCTTGTGATCCTCAGCCTGGCGGTAGGCTTCAGCCTGGTCCAGGATGTCATCGCCATTGAATACCTGGTCCTCGCCATGAACAGGACCAACACCAATGTCTTTTCTGAGCTGCCTGCCCCTCGGCGCAATGAGGACTTTGTCATGCTTCTCATTTACGTGCTCCTTTTGATGGTGCTGGCCTTCCTCGCatccttctttgttttctgtggctCCTTCTCCGGCTGGAAGAGACACGGGTTCCACATATGCTTCACTTCATTCCTCTCCATCGCCATCTGGGTGGCCTGGATCATCCTGCTCCTGATTCCCGACATTGACCCGAAATGGGATGACACCATTCTCAGCACAGCGttggtggccaatggctgggttTTCCTGGCGTTTTATATCTTGCCCGAGTTTCGACAGCTCCCGAGGCAACGGAGCCCTATGGATTACCcagttgaagatgctttctgtaAACCTCAGCTCATGAAGCAGAGCTATGGCGTGGAGAACAGAGCCTATTCCCAAGAGGAAATCACCCAAG GTCCTGAGATGGGAGACACACTCTATGCACCTTATTCCACCCATTTCCAGCTGCAG AATCGCCAAAAGGATTTCTCTATCCCGAGAGCCCAGGCCCCGGCCAGTCCCTACAATGACTACGAAGGGCGCAG